TTCCAGGGCGGCGGGTTCGAAGAGTGGCAGCTCGGTGCCCGCCAGCCGCAGACGGTGGGCGATGTAGAGGGGCATCTCGTCGCGGTCGAGGCCGGCGTAGTGGTATCGCATGACGATTCGCTGGGCGAGCGCCTCGTAGACGGCCATGGAGAGCCGTCGGCGCAGTT
This bacterium DNA region includes the following protein-coding sequences:
- a CDS encoding AAA family ATPase, with amino-acid sequence LRRRLSMAVYEALAQRIVMRYHYAGLDRDEMPLYIAHRLRLAGTELPLFEPAALEAIFQATQGLARKVNNLCHQALIASALSKARSVTIDHVHAALAEVT